The following is a genomic window from Novipirellula aureliae.
TGCTTGGACTAATGGGCTTCAGCACAACGACCATCGCTCGAAAACTAGACAATGTCTTTTTGCATCGTTGGGTGGAGAGGTTTCGAGAAGCAAAAGGACAAAAGATGGTCGATAAGGAGGGCTGTGCACCCCTGATCGATCGCCATCTTCAAAACGGAGGAGCGCTCTCACTGTTGGCCGACCAACACGCTGGACCCAAAGGATGTTGGGTCCATTTTCTTGGCGTCCCCGCATCGAGCCATAAAGCACTCGCGCTGTTTACCCTCACCTCAGGTGCTCCGATGATGGTCAGCTATACGATTCGCGTCGCTGGAAAACCGATGAAGTTCGAAGCGGGCTGTGTTGCGGTCGCCGATCCACTCGATGATGAGCTTGGCGTCTGTGCATCGGTGACGACACTGACCCAGTGGTACAATGACAACCTAGCGATCGCAATCGATAAAGCAATCGAACAATATTGGTGGCTGCATCGTCGTTGGCGCGAACCCCCACCGCGAGTCCTCAAGCAACTCGCACGACGTGCCGCCTGAATATCGAGATACGATGAAACCGACACAGCAAACGATTGCTGAACTAATCGAATCGATGCCGCCAAGCCCAAAATTGGTAGAACGAATACGAAAGCAATTCGGAACCCAGTTGGCTGATGAGTGTTTGGCGGCCGCTAACCTGCAAATCAAAGCGAGACGCAAATTCGGCGACGGCATTTGGTGGGTCACCGAAAAATCGCTTCAGCAAGCGACTCCATGGCAGGTGGCCAAACTAAAGGCGACTTGGCTCGGCAACGGAACGATTTACGACCTTTGCTGTGGGGTCGGTGGCGACTCAATCGGCTTCGCTCGACAGACGCTCGATCGACCAGAAAATGCTCAAACCAATATCGTCGCTGTCGACGTCGATCCTGTCCTGATCCGATTTGCACAAGCCAATCTCGATTGGACTTTTTCTCAGATGCAAGCAACGGCAACCGCAAGTGTCGTTGGTGCGGATGTGACGCAGATGACATTACCGAATCGAGTCTCGGTTCACATCGACCCCGATCGAAGAGCGATGGACAGGTCAAAGAATCGATCGGTGAACGGCCGCAGCATTCGTCCGGAGGATTACAAGCCGACGCTCGATCAGACGATGCGATTATTGGAAAACACCGATGCCGCTCTCATCAAAATGGCCCCAGCGGCGGCGTTACCCGAATCGATAGTCAACGTCAGCCACCGGTCCTGGATTTCCCTTAGCGGAAGCGTTCGCGAACAAACGGTTTTGCTCGGCAATGCCATGGAACGTGCAGGACAGCTTGCCAATCGTGTTTCCGCTGTTGCGGTCGACTTCGAAGGAAATGCTCAATCGTTCTCAATCGGTTCGGATCAACCGCCGAGTGGACCGTCGTTGAAAACCGAACCCGCATCGGCACCGGGGCAAATCATGGTCGATCCCGATGCCGCGATTCGCGCGGCCGGTTTAACGGAGGCCTTCGCTCAGCAGTATCAACTTCAAACACTTGGAGGGCCAGCTGGATTCTTGACGGGCGATGGCTTGGGTGCATCCGCAAAAGACATCCCGATGGCAATCGTAGGGCAAGTTGCCTACAGCGGCAGTTGCGACAATCGGAAACTGCGTCGCGAGCTACGGAGTCGCAATTATTCAGTGCAACGGGTGAAGGTTCGCGGTACCGATCATGATCCCGCCACATGGTCTCGTCAGCTCCGCGATTGTGGTGAAATTCCGGTGACTCTATGGATCGGACGAACTCGCAAAAGGGTCTATGCTGCGATCACGGAGATCTAGTCGGCTAGGCTTGTTGCTTGGCGGATTGTTGATGGAGGGGCTTGAGCAAACGCATGCGTCCCGTGTCTACACCCCACTCTTTCGCCGGTTCACGCATTGCCAACCGCAACCGGAGAGCCAGGCCAAAGTGACCCAAACGGTACCGAACAATATCGCGGCTCCGTAGAGTGCCAAAAGAGCGATTTGAATAACATTATTCCTAATGCTATCCCATCCAAATTCCGCAACCGCAAAAAATCCGTTGAACGCAAATGCCAGAAAATAGGCCACAAGCATTGCCAATACGATTGCCCGTCGATCGCACTTTTCTTTGCTAAGAAAAACAATCATCGCTCGCGTACAAGCGGATGTCCCCAAAACACCGACGACTGCAAAAAAAATCAGTCCTTCATACAAATCGATCACATCAATCAACTTGAATAGAGTGAAACTTACTGCAGCGATTGCCGTCAGCTCAATCATCGATTGAATTCCCGTTGACGGCAAAGGTGAATCGGCATCACGAAGATGGGTTAAGGTCCACGGAGTCCAAAACTGGATCAAAATGGCGACAGTGGCTCCGGCGAGCAGTTGTGCAAGCAGCACCGAAGACATCGTAGATGGTATGTCGGACACATTTTGAAACAATGACATGGAGAATAAGAACGTCAAAAAACCAGGCACAACCATCAGCAAAGCCATACCGAATCGCATTGTCAACGAACCATACCAAAACATCGCGGCTGTTGTCGCTAAACAAAGCAAGATGAACACTGGCAAACCAAGACTCTGAGCGACGAGCATTTGCACGACGTAAGTCAGACGAGTGCCATATATGCTTTCGACAATTTCCATCAAAATCGGCAGCATGCCACCGACGAAAAACAGAGCGAACGCGATCCCCAAAAGCCCCGACATAAAACTGGTTCTTGAAACCAACGCGTGCTTCGGCAAATCGAAGAGGTGCAGCACCCATGCCGAAATGGGGGTTTCAAGATTTGCAGGAAACGATTTCGAGTCCCGCAATGGGCTCGAATCCGCCAAATAGTGACTCGCTTCTCTCTTGCGCCGTTCCTCAGGTGTTAGACAATAGGCACCGACCGGATACTCGTCGATCGCTAATTCTCTACGGCAAATGAATTGCCATCCGCATGCCTTCAGCCATTTCGTACCAAACCATAAAGTGAAGAGCAGCAAAACGCAACCAAGCACTGCGTAGGAAAACGCGGCCATCGATTTTTCTTCAAACGAGGGGCGGGTGAACCGGTTTGAATTGGAATCCGAAAACGCCATCAACGCATTGCCTAGAAATGTGACAATAAAAGATAGCGTGACCAAGGCAGCGATGTACGATCTTTTGACGCGGCGACGCTGGAGCAAAACATGCGACGTCATAATCGCAATGGCACCGAGCATCACCCCAGCGACGGAGCTGATCAAGAAAATCGTTGCGATCTCTTCAGACCTATTCGTTCCGACGATCACACACCCGATGGCAACGACAAACGTCAGTTCGATTATCGCGCGAATCCCCATCGGTCGAATCGGATCCAGATGGCTGCAAAAAGGAGATAGCGACCATGGTGTCCACCATTGATAGAAAATCGCCACGGCAGCGCATGCAAAGAAAAAGATCCCGGCACCGGCCAGCAACGCATCGGATAACACCTGGTAACTGGTTTGATCGTAGAATTCAATCAGGATCAGGCAAGGGATCGCGATGGCGGCGATGGCAGCCGCAAAACGAATCATCACGGAACCATGCCACAAAACCGGCGCTACCGTACAAAGAGCAAACATTGCCAATAGCGGCCCCGCGACGAATTGATTGACCAGCAGACGACTACCCAGTTGGTCATCAAAGTCCCAGTCAGAAAGCAAAAATGAACCAACCAACGGTAGGATGAAGGCCATCAAAAACAGCCCACTCGCCAAACCGCCAACGCCAAAAATAAAGCTCTTTACGGAAATACGATCGTTTGCCGGCGGGTCCGTGATGCGCAGCATCCATGCTTCACGTGGTACATGGTTTTCCGGGAGCAAGAAGTTTTCGGGGGGCA
Proteins encoded in this region:
- a CDS encoding lysophospholipid acyltransferase family protein, which produces MDAIKNTSKRYFALGIDFFAYVIVRLLVSVIQTLPLDMGKSMADGIAWAAAGPLKIRRSATDKNLGRVFPNATETSRENLSLEMWRHLLLMVCEIAWAQRRLHLTNWSDYMSFRDNRQILGYLLSDRPTVHVTGHFGNFELGGYVLGLMGFSTTTIARKLDNVFLHRWVERFREAKGQKMVDKEGCAPLIDRHLQNGGALSLLADQHAGPKGCWVHFLGVPASSHKALALFTLTSGAPMMVSYTIRVAGKPMKFEAGCVAVADPLDDELGVCASVTTLTQWYNDNLAIAIDKAIEQYWWLHRRWREPPPRVLKQLARRAA
- a CDS encoding class I SAM-dependent methyltransferase, whose product is MKPTQQTIAELIESMPPSPKLVERIRKQFGTQLADECLAAANLQIKARRKFGDGIWWVTEKSLQQATPWQVAKLKATWLGNGTIYDLCCGVGGDSIGFARQTLDRPENAQTNIVAVDVDPVLIRFAQANLDWTFSQMQATATASVVGADVTQMTLPNRVSVHIDPDRRAMDRSKNRSVNGRSIRPEDYKPTLDQTMRLLENTDAALIKMAPAAALPESIVNVSHRSWISLSGSVREQTVLLGNAMERAGQLANRVSAVAVDFEGNAQSFSIGSDQPPSGPSLKTEPASAPGQIMVDPDAAIRAAGLTEAFAQQYQLQTLGGPAGFLTGDGLGASAKDIPMAIVGQVAYSGSCDNRKLRRELRSRNYSVQRVKVRGTDHDPATWSRQLRDCGEIPVTLWIGRTRKRVYAAITEI